attacccgtcctaacatccagtttgctgtcaaccgagttgctcagcgcatgaatcaaccaagtgaacatgattaccattgtctaaaacgcattctcagctacatttttggcactcttggtcgtggtttactcattcgacccggggacttggagcttcggggtttctcagattcagattgggcgaatgataaaaatgacagaaaatctaaatcggggtttctcgtttttttggggccgaacctgatctcctggtgtacaaaaaaacaacccaaggtctctcggtcctcgactgaagctgaatactgCGCCattgctcttcttgctgctgagaccatgtgggtcacatatattcttcgcgaactccgcgccactcacactgttcctgctctctattgtgacaacaaatcaaccatctatgtggccaagaattccgtcctacacaccagaatgaagcatgttgataccgattgtctctttgttcgcgatgaagttcaggccggcaccatgactgtgcaatatgtacccactgaagaacaaccggatgatattctcaccaagcctctcccgagccgacagcacgattacctcagttccaaggttccgttcgcttccgctcagctcagcttgagggggggataataacagatagtattaaataaatagtattaaataatattagtatttactgtgtactaatcctagtcctattaggattaatACTCCtgaatcctagtcctattaggattagtactccttcctatatctcctatatatatctcccatgtattcccttattagttcaacacttcaatacaatcaatattccttcactatctaataggctagtgtcgattggtgcgaagtaacaactgagtcatacatcgattatgatgcttaatatgaggtaaaggtaagggttagtagtgtatacacacgtagccagattaaggtacggggtgaaattctgtaaatgccggaccaaggatttagagatacctaacgtatcactttgcatgcaaatcactagggaagaattgttatagctaggaatATGGCGTTATGATCCTATGGAGAACAATTACACTCTAGTTtctctcatcacttgataaaaGATAAGTCTTTGCTTTTATTAAGTTGTTTTGCTTAGAATTGTTAAGGAAGATTTGTGttacaaccccccccccccctttaattCCTTGCTTTTGGAaagaacttgactaaatagaaatTTATCGCccattaaagttaagtctgaatcATTTCCTCGATCACCTCCAACCTAGaatttgggttctttacttgatacgaccatttgtacttctttagggaggtgtaatttgagcgtgTCAGAATGCCACTACGGTAATCAAACCTGGACATTTAAGCAATATAAGACCTTGATAACACATTTACAACTACCACACCAACTAATACAATATTTATTGGGTGCTCGCCTTCGATTTTATACATATTGccttaattttgatataagtataCATAGTTTTAACGAGCttaatgggtgctcgagcacctgGGTAGCATCATGTGGGTCCGCCCTGGGGAGAGCAATGACAATTTGAAGTATTAAAGGTAAATTAGTCTATAGActataatagaaaaaaagtaCGCACAAAAGGATAATAATTAATCTCAAAAGAATTCATATACAGTAAAAATCTctaaaaattaatataggtgggatcatgaaatattattattttgtgaatGTATTATTTAATCTTAATATCTATTATTTACAAAGTGTTTCGACACCGAAAAGTTGTTCAGGGATAAAATCTCAAAGAATTTGAAAGAACAACTTGTGAAAATGTCATTCATGAACTTGATGTCATGATTAATGATCATAATTGCAGCAATAAAATTGACATTAATAACACCTATTTAATGGGTGAAAATGATACATGTTCATAGGTCTAGAGCTTAGAATAAATTGTGAATATCATTGGAAAAACAATGTTGATGATAAAGTTGAAGATGATGCAATACATTTGAAACCAGTTACACGTAAAAAAATACTTGCTTCTAGAATTCTTCATAGAATTATGGTGTAATTAGAAAAACCAACACTGAAAATCTTGgatgcaataagaaaagttagagaTGAGCTTCGACCACATatgaattttaacaaaaaataacagACATAATagaatcatttttcattttttttagatatatttgtacttttaaagaattgttaatttataaaattaatgagaccatatatttatataagggtctttaaaaaatatattattttattatcttatcaAAGAATTTGAAAGAACAACTTGTGAAAATGTCATTCATGAACTTGATGTCATGATTAATGATCATAATTGCAGCAATAAAATTGACATTAATAACACCTATTTAATGGGTGAAAATGATACATGTTCATAGGTCTAGAGCTTAGAATAAATTGTGAATATCATTGGAAAAACAATGTTGATGATAAAGTTGAAGATGACGCAATACATTTGAAACCAGTTACACGTAAAAAAATACTTGCTTCTAGAATTCTTCATAGCATTATGGTGTAATTAGAAAGACCAACACTGAAAATCTTGgatgcaataagaaaagttagagaTGAGCTTCGACCACATatgaattttaacaaaaaataacagACATAATAGaatcatttttcacttttttctagatatatttgtacttttaaagaattgttaatttataaaattaatgagaccatatatttatataagggtctttaaaaaatatattattttattatcttatcaAAGAATTTGAAAGAACAACTTGTGAAAATGTCATTCATGAACTTGATGTCATGATTAATGATCATAATTGCAGCAATAAAATTGACATTAATAACACCTATTTAATGGGTGAAAATGATACATGTTCATAGGTCTAGAGCTTAGAATAAATTGTGAATATCATTGGAAAAACAATGTTGATGATAAAGTTGAAGATGACGCAATACATTTGAAACCAGTTACACGTAAAAAAACACTTGCTTCTAGAATTCTTCATAGCATTATGGTGTAATTAGAAAAACCAACACTGAAAATCTTGgatgcaataagaaaagttagagaTGAGCTTCGACCACATatgaattttaacaaaaaataacagACATAATAGAAtcatttttcactattttttagatatatttgtacttttaaagaattgttaatttataaaattaatgagaccatatatttatataagggtctttaaaaaatatattattttattatcttatcaAAGAATTTGAAAGAACAACTTGTGAAAATgtcattgatgaacttgatgTCATGATTAATGATCATAATTGCAGCAATAAAATTGACATTAATAACACCTATTTAATGGGTGAAAATGATACATGTTCATAGGTCTAGAGCTTAGAATAAATTGTGAATATCATTGGAAAAACAATGTTGATGATAAAGTTGAAGATGACGCAATACATTTGAAACCAGTTATACGTAAAAAAACACTTGCTTCTAGAATTCTTCATAGCATTATGGTGTAATCAGAAAAACCAACACTGAAAATCTTGgatgcaataagaaaagttagagaTGAGCTTCGACCACATatgaattttaacaaaaaataacagACATAATAGAAtcatttttcactattttttagatatatttgtacttttaaagaattgttaatttataaaattaatgagaccatatatttatataagggtctttaaagaatatattattttattatcttatcaAAGAATTTGAAAGAACAATTTGTGAAAATGTCATTCATGAACTTGATGTCATGATTAATGATCATAATTGCAGCAATAAAATTGACATTAATAACACCTATTTAATGGGTGAAAATGATACATGTTCATAGGTCTAGAGCTTAGAATAAATTGTGAATATCATTGGAAAAACAATGTTGATGATAAAGTTGAAGATGACACAATACATTTGAAACCAGTTACATGTAAAAAAACACTTGCTTCTAGAATTCTTCATAGCATTATGGTGTAATTAGAAAAACCAACACTGAAAATCTTGgatgcaataagaaaagttagaaatTAGCTTCGACCACatatgaattttaataaaaaataacagaCATAATAGAAtcatttttcactattttttagatatatttgtacttttaaagaattgttaatttataaaattaatgagaccatatatttatataaggatcttttaaaaatatattattttattatcttatcaAAATGAATAACTTTTTCCATTCACACAAGTCAAGATCGAGGAAATTACTATCTTAgagaaattattaataaatcaaatataatttagtgaggttttaatgtatttaaaagaaaaattctattttgtttaatgataaatttgacccatttggtcttttttttaaaaagaaaagaacagaaaaagaaTACCCcatcttgttttattttgtaggtattaaaaaataaaaaggtagTTCTATCTTTAATAGGTTCATTTCTTTGGTGGAGTAAAAAGGTGGATTTATTCACTAATCTTTGTTTGGTGAGAGGCAAAGTTGTCACATATGTGGaatttgaactttgaaatgATTCTattcttttatcttattttattattatttttttatattcttttaaaattagtaGCTTTTTCAGCAAAAGATTTTTGTTCTTCAAGATTCGTTtcagaaagagaaaaaaagaaagaaaatggtcACATTGTCGTCCTTGTGTAAACATTCAGAGGACTGAACCCTAAACTTGCCGACTCACACGAGTAAAAACAACCCTCGTTTTCCATGGGCACAGTTCTCAAGCTTTGTTTTTTGTGTCTACAATTAATCTCTGTGCATTGCCATGGAAGGATACTCAAGGATGATAACTCTTCATCTGATCAGTTCAAAAACAGGTTTCAAAGGATTTTTCTGAGTATACTTTTTGGTATGTTTACAGGTTTGATTTGTGCACTTGTTTTTGCTTGGCTTGTTCGGAGTTTTGTTCGTTACATTAACAAAGCCCCAATTCTTAAAGGCCCTGTTGTATTTTCTCCTAAAATTCCACCTAAAACTCTGCAATCAGCTCTTGATAATGATACCCAGTTGATTGGGTCAAGTAATTCTGGAAAATATTTCAGAACTGTTCTTGATAATGGGCTTACTGTTGCTGTTAAGAGAATGGAACCTGGTTCTCCGCAGTTACATACTAAGTCATTTAAGAGAAGAATACAACATGAACTTGAACTTATTGCTGGTTTAAGGCATAGGAATTTGATGAGTTTAAGGGCGTATGTTCGTGAATCGAATACGTTCTTTTTGGTTTATGATTATGTAAACAGTGGAAGTCTCGAAGATGTGATGAATAAAGTTAGGGAAAATCAATTGCAACTTACTTGGGAAGTTAGGTTACGAATTGCAGTTGGGATTGTTAAGGCTCTTCAGTATCTTCATTTCTCTTGTAATCCTACAGTTTTGCATCGGAATTTGAAGCCCACAAATGTAATGTTGGATGCTGAGTTTGAGCCCAGGTTGGCTGATTGCGGTTTGGCTAAAATCATTCCCACTTTAAATCTCCCTGCTGCATCAAACTATGGTCCTCCAGAATCTTTCCAGAGTTGCaggtatcatttttttttccaaatccaACACTTCGTATGAATTTAGGTTTTCGATAAGCTTAATTGCCTCTTGTTGATGCAATCATGTTGACTGATCAACTTACAATTTTCGATTTTTGTTTGCTCTGCCTATGTTAAGTGATATTGGAGGTGAACTGTTGCGTTGTGTTATGGGTGGTGTGTTTGTAATGAACACAAATTTGCACTTCGTTATAGCTTTCCACTTTCTTGTTCCCCTTGATTATATTTTCGATTTTTGAAGATGATACTCGATCAATTGTCTCGACATAGAACTTCACAAGTGTAGGGTTGCTTCGGTTCTCTTGTAGTTTATATGATCAAATGATGTTTAATTATAAAAGCTAGTTACCTATCTAAA
This DNA window, taken from Solanum lycopersicum chromosome 5, SLM_r2.1, encodes the following:
- the LOC101055499 gene encoding inactive leucine-rich repeat receptor-like protein kinase CORYNE isoform X1 produces the protein MGTVLKLCFLCLQLISVHCHGRILKDDNSSSDQFKNRFQRIFLSILFGMFTGLICALVFAWLVRSFVRYINKAPILKGPVVFSPKIPPKTLQSALDNDTQLIGSSNSGKYFRTVLDNGLTVAVKRMEPGSPQLHTKSFKRRIQHELELIAGLRHRNLMSLRAYVRESNTFFLVYDYVNSGSLEDVMNKVRENQLQLTWEVRLRIAVGIVKALQYLHFSCNPTVLHRNLKPTNVMLDAEFEPRLADCGLAKIIPTLNLPAASNYGPPESFQSCSRYTDKSDVFSFGVILGVLLTGKYPTDPFFGDTSTGGSLACWLQRLQEAGDAREALDKSILGEEVEEDEMLMAVKIAVVCLSDMPADRPSSDELVSMLTQLNSF
- the LOC101055499 gene encoding inactive leucine-rich repeat receptor-like protein kinase CORYNE precursor, whose translation is MGTVLKLCFLCLQLISVHCHGRILKDDNSSSDQFKNRFQRIFLSILFGMFTGLICALVFAWLVRSFVRYINKAPILKGPVVFSPKIPPKTLQSALDNDTQLIGSSNSGKYFRTVLDNGLTVAVKRMEPGSPQLHTKSFKRRIQHELELIAGLRHRNLMSLRAYVRESNTFFLVYDYVNSGSLEDVMNKVRENQLQLTWEVRLRIAVGIVKALQYLHFSCNPTVLHRNLKPTNVMLDAEFEPRLADCGLAKIIPTLNLPAASNYGPPESFQSCRYTDKSDVFSFGVILGVLLTGKYPTDPFFGDTSTGGSLACWLQRLQEAGDAREALDKSILGEEVEEDEMLMAVKIAVVCLSDMPADRPSSDELVSMLTQLNSF